The following proteins come from a genomic window of Acinonyx jubatus isolate Ajub_Pintada_27869175 chromosome C1, VMU_Ajub_asm_v1.0, whole genome shotgun sequence:
- the GPR157 gene encoding G-protein coupled receptor 157 isoform X2 → MPPPAPPTELVPSERAVVLLSCALSALGSGLLVATHALWPDLRSRARRLLLFLSLADLLSAASYFYGVLQDFAGPSWDCVLQGALSTFANTSSFFWTVAIALYLYLSIVRAAREPRTGRLLWAFHVVSWGVPLAITVAAVALKKIGYDASDVSVGWCWIDLDAEDRVLWMLLTGKLWEMLAYVTLPVLYLLIRKHINRAGIGNTFQGGANCIMFVLCTHAVRTRLFSVCCRCCPSQPSAQSPAGPPKPPAPSKTGESQGSRHTPDELPVT, encoded by the exons atgccgccgcccgcgccgcccacCGAGCTCGTGCCGTCGGAGCGCGCCGTGGTGCTGCTGTCGTGCGCGCTCTCCGCGCTCGGCTCGGGCCTGCTGGTGGCCACGCACGCCCTGTGGCCCGACCTGCGCAGCCGGGCACGGCGCCTGCTGCTCTTCCTGTCGCTGGCCGACCTGCTCTCGGCCGCCTCCTACTTCTACGGGGTGCTGCAGGACTTCGCGGGCCCCTCGTGGGACTGCGTGCTGCAGGGCGCGCTCTCCACCTTCGCCAACACCAGCTCCTTCTTCTGGACCGTGGCCATCGCCCTCTACCTGTACCTGAGCATCGTCCGCGCGGCGCGCGAGCCTCGGACCGGCCGCCTGCTCTGGGCCTTCCACGTGGTCAG CTGGGGGGTCCCGCTGGCCATCACCGTGGCAGCTGTCGCTCTGAAGAAGATCGGCTATGATGCCTCGGATGTGTCGGTCGGCTGGTGCTGGATCGACCTGGACGCAGAGGACCGCGTCCTGTGGATGTTGCTGACCGGGAAGCTGTGGGAGATGCTGGCCTACGTCACGCTGCCCGTGCTTTACCTCCTCATCCGGAAGCACATAAACAGGGCG GGGATCGGGAACACATTTCAGGGCGGTGCCAACTGCATCATGTTCGTCCTCTGCACCCACGCCGTCCGAACCCGGCTCTTCTCTGTGTGCTGCCGCTGCTGCCCTTCCCAGCCTTCCGCCCAGAGCCCGGCTGGCCCTCCCAAGCCTCCTGCGCCCTCCAAGACCGGCGAATCTCAGGGATCCAGACACACCCCAGATGAACTTCCAGTCACCTGA
- the GPR157 gene encoding G-protein coupled receptor 157 isoform X1, whose product MPPPAPPTELVPSERAVVLLSCALSALGSGLLVATHALWPDLRSRARRLLLFLSLADLLSAASYFYGVLQDFAGPSWDCVLQGALSTFANTSSFFWTVAIALYLYLSIVRAAREPRTGRLLWAFHVVSWGVPLAITVAAVALKKIGYDASDVSVGWCWIDLDAEDRVLWMLLTGKLWEMLAYVTLPVLYLLIRKHINRAHEALSEYRPILSEEHRLRRHASAADKKLVLIPLIFICLRVWSTVRFVLTLCGSTAVQSPVLVVLHGIGNTFQGGANCIMFVLCTHAVRTRLFSVCCRCCPSQPSAQSPAGPPKPPAPSKTGESQGSRHTPDELPVT is encoded by the exons atgccgccgcccgcgccgcccacCGAGCTCGTGCCGTCGGAGCGCGCCGTGGTGCTGCTGTCGTGCGCGCTCTCCGCGCTCGGCTCGGGCCTGCTGGTGGCCACGCACGCCCTGTGGCCCGACCTGCGCAGCCGGGCACGGCGCCTGCTGCTCTTCCTGTCGCTGGCCGACCTGCTCTCGGCCGCCTCCTACTTCTACGGGGTGCTGCAGGACTTCGCGGGCCCCTCGTGGGACTGCGTGCTGCAGGGCGCGCTCTCCACCTTCGCCAACACCAGCTCCTTCTTCTGGACCGTGGCCATCGCCCTCTACCTGTACCTGAGCATCGTCCGCGCGGCGCGCGAGCCTCGGACCGGCCGCCTGCTCTGGGCCTTCCACGTGGTCAG CTGGGGGGTCCCGCTGGCCATCACCGTGGCAGCTGTCGCTCTGAAGAAGATCGGCTATGATGCCTCGGATGTGTCGGTCGGCTGGTGCTGGATCGACCTGGACGCAGAGGACCGCGTCCTGTGGATGTTGCTGACCGGGAAGCTGTGGGAGATGCTGGCCTACGTCACGCTGCCCGTGCTTTACCTCCTCATCCGGAAGCACATAAACAGGGCG CACGAGGCGCTCTCGGAGTACCGGCCCATCCTTTCTGAGGAGCACAGGCTTCGGCGCCACGCCTCGGCGGCCGACAAGAAGCTGGTCCTCATTCCGCTCATCTTCATTTGCCTCCGGGTCTGGAGCACCGTGCGATTCGTCCTGACCCTCTGTGGCTCAACGGCGGTGCAGTCGCCAGTGCTGGTCGTCCTGCAC GGGATCGGGAACACATTTCAGGGCGGTGCCAACTGCATCATGTTCGTCCTCTGCACCCACGCCGTCCGAACCCGGCTCTTCTCTGTGTGCTGCCGCTGCTGCCCTTCCCAGCCTTCCGCCCAGAGCCCGGCTGGCCCTCCCAAGCCTCCTGCGCCCTCCAAGACCGGCGAATCTCAGGGATCCAGACACACCCCAGATGAACTTCCAGTCACCTGA